A region of Carassius auratus strain Wakin chromosome 41, ASM336829v1, whole genome shotgun sequence DNA encodes the following proteins:
- the LOC113059649 gene encoding ictacalcin-like encodes MALLISAFNKYSEKEGDKKTLSKGELKDLLTAEMGDIFRKSTDKTALDKIFKDLDANADGTVDFQEYVTLVACLTMICNDFFKNQ; translated from the exons ATGGCTTTGCTGATTTCAGCCTTTAACAAATACTCAGAAAAGGAGGGAGACAAAAAGACCCTGAGCAAAGGCGAGCTCAAGGATCTGCTCACAGCAGAGATGGGAGACATCTTTAGG AAATCCACTGACAAGACAGCTCTGGACAAGATTTTTAAGGATCTGGATGCAAATGCAGATGGCACTGTGGACTTCCAGGAGTACGTCACATTGGTCGCCTGCCTCACTATGATTTGCAATGACTTTTTCAAAAATCAATGA